Proteins encoded together in one Miscanthus floridulus cultivar M001 chromosome 16, ASM1932011v1, whole genome shotgun sequence window:
- the LOC136509962 gene encoding GATA transcription factor 25-like: MHQIFSFYTNPPSLALTPQTHQRDSRPKAMFHPSSSSPPNYSDLSMHHAVGFSSAVPTAPTEIPRGGFFHGNGGLLALPNVAPPPYPSSLPSYYIHSNINSHFLPIHLQLSEQLSSNATFSCSSPSASACQLPLPHVPSSPSSSSGDLLEFRTGAMRRVFSTGDLQVMNVAASPPPPPLSGDPHGQDAGVPFTQKVGRYSAEERKQKIERYRTKRNQRNFHKKITYACRKTLADSRPRVQGRFARNAETEAEAVAGHEREASDNYSYELCHYSDLTTTSSCCYDTQCRESGKTTTFDDGKWWWEAPVAAPAAANGHHRHHQYQQQLLDFDIDMDMDGDDLWASLANMCSGT, from the exons ATGCACCAAATCTTCTCTTTTTATACCAACCCTCCTTCACTTGCACTGACTCCCCAAACACATCAGAGGGATTCACGCCCAAAAGCCATGTTCCATCCTTCATCCTCGTCGCCACCCAACTACAGTGACCTCTCCATGCACCATGCAGTGGGCTTCTCCTCTGCTGTGCCCACAGCTCCGACTGAAATTCCTCGAGGGGGTTTCTTCCACGGCAACGGTGGCTTGCTAGCACTTCCCAATGTTGCGCCGCCTCCCTACCCATCTTCCCTGCCTTCCTACTACATACATAGCAACATCAACTCGCATTTCCTCCCTATTCACCTCCAGTTGTCTGAACAGCTCAGCAGTAATGCCACCTTTTCTTGCTCGTCTCCTTCGGCTTCGGCATGCCAGTTGCCTCTTCCCCATGttccttcttccccttcctcaTCTTCCGGTGACCTTTTGGAGTTCAGAACTGGAGCCATGCGGCGTGTCTTCAGTACTGGTGACCTCCAg GTGATGAATGTCGCggcgtctccaccaccgccaccactttCAGGTGACCCACACGGCCAAGATGCAGGGGTGCCTTTCACTCAGAAGGTTGGCCGTTACAGCGCTGAAGAACGCAAGCAGAAGATTGAGCGTTACCGTACGAAGCGTAACCAGAGGAACTTCCACAAAAAGATCACT TATGCCTGCAGGAAGACGCTGGCGGACAGCAGACCCAGGGTGCAGGGCCGCTTCGCGAGGAATGCCGAGACAGAGGCCGAGGCTGTTGCAGGCCACGAGAGGGAGGCCTCAGACAACTACAGCTACGAGCTCTGTCACTACAGCGACCTCACCACTACCAGCAGCTGCTGCTACGACACCCAGTGCAGGGAAAGTGGCAAAACCACAACATTTGACGACGGCAAGTGGTGGTGGGAAGCGCCGGTGGCCGCGCCAGCTGCAGCCAATGGGCATCATAGGCACCATCAGTACCAGCAGCAgcttcttgattttgacatcgACATGGACATGGACGGAGATGATCTGTGGGCCAGCCTGGCTAACATGTGCTCTGGGACCTGA